Part of the Desulforegula conservatrix Mb1Pa genome is shown below.
CATGCATGAGACTTGTTGTTGGAGACAGAAGCATAAATGAAGTTATCAGCAAGAGAAATGAAATCGCCGAGGAAACCAAAAAAATACTCCAGCAGGAGTTGAATGACGCAGAAACAGGTATTCTTATAATAACTGTGGAAATGAAAAGGACAAACGTGCCTGCTCCTGTTCAGTCTTCTTTCAATGAGGTCAACGAGGCTGTTCAGCAGAAGGAAAAAATGATTTATCAGGCCAAGGAAGAATATAACAAGGTGATTCCGGCTGCAAGCGGGGAGGCAGAGAGATCGATTAAGACCGCCGAAGGATACGCGCTTGACAGGATTAACAGAGCAAAAGGCGATGCCGAAAAATTCAAGGATGTTCTGGCTGAATATCAAAATGCCAAGGACGTAACAAAAAGAAGGCTGTATCTTGAAACCCTTGGTGATCTCTATCCCCGTATCGGGCGGAAGGTTGTCATAGACAGCGCTCAGAAAAATATGATGCCGTTATTGAATCTTCTAGGAGAGAACAAGACAGGCGATTTGGAAAAAAGAGGTGAAAAATAATGAAAGGTTTTTCTTCTACAGTTTCACTTTTGTTGTCATTTGTTGCTTTTATTGCCGTGCTTTGTCTGTTTAACAGCCTGTACATAGTAAATGAGATTGATCAGGTTGTCATAACCCAGTTCGGGCGGGTTATAGGCGACCCAGTTTCAACACCTGGCCTTAAATTCAAATTTCCTTTTTTACAGAAAGCCAACCATTTTCCAAAAAATCTTCAGGAGTGGGACGGAGACCCTGGCCAGATACCTACGCTTGATAAAACTT
Proteins encoded:
- the hflK gene encoding FtsH protease activity modulator HflK, which codes for MSWDWEKLREQQQKNDQKSSGPDLEDFFSQFKGIKFPGSSIGIFFIVLACLAAYSSLYTVQTSEVAIIQRFGKYLRTEQPGLHLKWPSPIEKATLVPVERIWREEFGFQGSDTAVTQAGSKDKIDLTDESADNVSLMLTGDLNVAVVPWIVQYRVKDPYSFLFKVNNPRQLLRDMSEACMRLVVGDRSINEVISKRNEIAEETKKILQQELNDAETGILIITVEMKRTNVPAPVQSSFNEVNEAVQQKEKMIYQAKEEYNKVIPAASGEAERSIKTAEGYALDRINRAKGDAEKFKDVLAEYQNAKDVTKRRLYLETLGDLYPRIGRKVVIDSAQKNMMPLLNLLGENKTGDLEKRGEK